A genomic region of Capnocytophaga canimorsus contains the following coding sequences:
- a CDS encoding M60 family metallopeptidase: MEEPFLNVENVNFQKESGSKVLPVKTNIDNWKINASPIDWLTIKREGHNINLSVLENKGTTRSFKFLVEGGGLSKEVQVTQIGVAPDITFDNQSFKIEKFSQEIQLTVTANVSYETVLPDWIKEKSKEILSDGVVKYVFSISENNTQSNRNGFITFQSKGINPVISKELQISQKGEYGNDDASSIESDIKLKIHRGTATSHQNGTPIENSFDGDMATIYHSNWSNGEANYFPIIIEYFFETPQDVDYMMYYPRTEGYNGHFKQVEIQVATEANPSYIKLKDFDFKGNGKVTRVEFSPITKAKSFKLIIKSGYGDGQGFAAAAEMEFYKKSTGSFDPTSIFTDITCSELKPNVTDEQIQNISNPFYKNIAQYMKLGQYPSEFRIQNYRAWPNPDVYRERYRMQYSYSNLDNPTGIAVQEGEELVVFVGPTNGRQIQIKIQNLDLPGGDGFGNASYHPLYEGVNKFKTGKGGLIYLQYQTEDYQVAPQIKVHFATGKVNGYFDKTKHNDADWNRLINAATNKYFDVIGEKSHICFPVESYKTHTGSRGRALIEQFDKLVEQTHQFAGLTKERGKELPNRSYFQVMYKGFMYCTAYRTSYNATTMATLCNPDKMGAASDKTKTDVWGPAHEIGHAHQVAPVFMWKGMTECTVNMNSMNIQTAWGIPTRLERESMQGEGGYNNRYEKAYNLGIVLKRAHADIANNNQNKADVFCQLVPFWQLNLYFSKVKDDPEFSVKLYDKIRAVQQKSTINDGEYQVDFTKTVSDLTQTNLIPFFEKWGFYTPIDKEVDDYGTRRVVVTSNYANDIKQQISGAGYTTLTDRIEYICDTNWMYFKNKASVVKGSASKNGSQITTSGYQNVVAYEVYKANELIFVSNKNSFNIKQNVTNDIVIYAIAYNGERTQVTF; encoded by the coding sequence AGGTTTTGCCTGTTAAGACAAATATTGATAATTGGAAAATTAATGCTTCTCCGATAGATTGGCTTACAATAAAAAGAGAAGGGCATAATATCAATTTGAGTGTTCTTGAAAATAAAGGCACTACACGTAGTTTTAAGTTTTTAGTAGAAGGAGGGGGGCTATCAAAGGAGGTTCAGGTGACTCAAATTGGGGTTGCCCCTGACATCACTTTTGATAATCAATCTTTTAAAATTGAGAAATTTTCACAAGAAATTCAGCTAACAGTTACAGCTAATGTGAGTTACGAAACTGTGCTCCCTGATTGGATTAAAGAAAAATCTAAAGAAATTTTAAGTGATGGAGTTGTAAAATATGTTTTCAGTATTTCTGAAAACAATACACAAAGTAATAGAAACGGTTTTATTACATTCCAATCAAAAGGTATAAATCCTGTAATAAGTAAGGAACTTCAAATATCTCAAAAAGGAGAGTATGGAAACGATGATGCTTCAAGTATTGAGAGTGATATAAAGCTTAAAATTCATCGTGGTACAGCTACATCTCATCAAAATGGTACTCCAATAGAAAACTCTTTTGATGGGGATATGGCTACCATTTATCATTCCAATTGGTCAAATGGTGAAGCAAATTATTTTCCGATAATTATTGAATATTTCTTTGAAACTCCACAAGATGTTGATTATATGATGTATTACCCTCGTACTGAGGGCTATAATGGGCATTTTAAACAAGTTGAGATTCAAGTAGCTACAGAGGCTAATCCAAGCTACATTAAGTTGAAAGATTTTGATTTTAAGGGAAATGGAAAAGTAACACGAGTAGAATTTAGCCCAATAACCAAAGCAAAATCTTTTAAGTTGATTATCAAATCAGGCTATGGTGATGGGCAAGGTTTCGCAGCAGCAGCTGAAATGGAATTCTACAAAAAAAGTACAGGAAGTTTTGATCCGACCTCTATCTTTACTGATATTACTTGCTCTGAATTAAAACCTAACGTAACTGATGAGCAAATTCAAAATATTTCAAATCCGTTTTATAAAAATATAGCTCAATATATGAAATTGGGGCAGTATCCTTCAGAATTCCGTATTCAGAATTATAGAGCTTGGCCTAATCCAGATGTGTACAGAGAAAGGTATCGTATGCAGTATTCGTATAGCAATTTAGATAATCCAACAGGAATAGCTGTGCAGGAAGGTGAAGAGCTAGTTGTTTTTGTAGGTCCTACTAACGGTCGTCAAATACAAATTAAAATTCAAAATTTGGACTTACCTGGAGGAGATGGTTTTGGTAATGCCTCGTATCATCCTTTATATGAAGGAGTAAATAAATTTAAAACAGGTAAGGGAGGACTTATCTACCTACAATATCAAACCGAGGATTATCAAGTAGCACCTCAAATTAAGGTACATTTCGCTACAGGTAAAGTCAATGGGTATTTCGATAAGACCAAACATAATGATGCCGATTGGAATCGTTTGATTAATGCTGCAACCAATAAATATTTTGATGTAATTGGCGAAAAATCACATATTTGTTTCCCTGTTGAGAGTTACAAGACGCACACGGGCTCAAGAGGTAGAGCGCTTATCGAACAATTTGATAAGCTAGTAGAACAGACTCATCAATTTGCTGGGCTTACCAAAGAAAGAGGTAAAGAGTTGCCTAATAGGTCATATTTTCAGGTGATGTATAAAGGATTTATGTATTGTACGGCATATAGAACCTCCTATAATGCAACCACTATGGCAACTTTATGTAATCCTGATAAAATGGGAGCTGCTTCCGATAAAACAAAAACAGATGTTTGGGGACCCGCTCACGAAATCGGACACGCACACCAAGTAGCTCCCGTGTTTATGTGGAAAGGAATGACAGAGTGTACTGTTAATATGAATTCGATGAACATTCAAACGGCTTGGGGAATTCCTACCCGATTGGAAAGAGAATCGATGCAAGGAGAAGGAGGTTACAACAATCGGTATGAAAAGGCTTATAATTTAGGAATAGTGCTCAAAAGGGCTCACGCTGATATAGCTAATAATAATCAAAATAAGGCAGATGTGTTCTGTCAGCTAGTACCTTTCTGGCAATTGAATTTGTATTTCTCTAAGGTAAAAGACGATCCTGAGTTTTCAGTGAAATTATATGATAAAATCCGAGCTGTTCAGCAAAAATCAACGATAAATGATGGTGAATATCAAGTAGATTTTACAAAAACAGTTTCTGATTTGACACAAACTAATTTGATACCTTTCTTTGAAAAATGGGGATTCTATACTCCTATTGATAAGGAAGTTGATGATTATGGAACAAGACGTGTTGTAGTCACTTCAAACTATGCAAATGACATAAAACAACAAATCAGCGGAGCTGGTTATACCACCCTTACCGATAGAATTGAATACATCTGTGATACGAATTGGATGTACTTCAAAAATAAGGCTAGTGTGGTAAAAGGAAGTGCCTCCAAAAATGGTAGCCAAATTACTACTTCAGGGTATCAAAATGTTGTAGCTTATGAAGTGTACAAGGCAAATGAGTTAATATTTGTTTCCAACAAAAATTCATTTAATATTAAACAAAATGTAACTAATGATATAGTAATATATGCCATAGCATATAATGGAGAGAGAACTCAAGTTACGTTTTAG